The Brettanomyces bruxellensis chromosome 8, complete sequence genome segment aaagaagatgtggATGGTTGGACTTGGTTGTGTTGAAGTATTCCACATGGATTAACGGCTACACTTACTTGAACCTTACGAAGTTGGATGTTCTTGATacattcaaagaaattaagGCTGCCGTTGGCTACAAGTACAAGGGTGAACTTCTTGAATCGTTCCCCGAGGACTTGCGCGTTTTGGGAAAGGTTGATGTCGTTTATAAGACATTCCCAGGATGGGAACAGGACATCACAAACGTCAAGAGATACGAGGACTTGCCAGAGAAGGCAAAGACTTACTTGAAATTTATTGAAGACTTCGTCGGTGTTCCAATCAAATACGTTGGTACAGGTCCATCAAGGGACTCTATGCTTGAGAAGCAGTGATTTAGGACACTCTTTTGGGATAATTCTATTACTCCGGATACGTAATTTAGTATTgttaccaaaaaaatgcttttattatatttaagaCAATCATGGTTATCATGTTgtctttttggaaatacTGTAATAGCTGGCTACTACATTTAATGCGGGGGAGAGATTGACCGCGTAAgtttactttatttatcATATTTGATCGTGccatatttttcaacacTCAAATCTATTCAAGTATTGTAATAACAATTGGTTGACAAATTTCAACTCTTCGAAGTCAGATTCTACTcataattgaaaaaaacGTCGTCGCCAATGTTTCATGCGAAATACATTGATGAAGTTGTGCTAAAATCATACATTTAAAGTTCGAGGAAAGCTCTAATAGGTAGTACTCTCTGAAACTGGATTAAAGTTTGAAGCCACATATTAATTCTCAGAGATATGGCGCATGTACTAgaagtacaaaaaaaataggaagCGCTTTTATAATGTGAGAATAGGGCAATCTAAATAGACACgaaattttcttcatgttcAAATCTGAATCTAACACCGTAGTCACGTGATAAATCGTAATCCAAATGGGCCAAATTTGTAATTTGACGCCTCGGTTTTCCGAAATGAGTGAACCATCAAAATTGCTGAGATGAAGGAATTGTTTCCCTGGCCAACTATACACAAATTTATAATAGAGTATATAGATTGAAGTATATGCATTGCATTCTGTCATGGAAAGGTAGTGCTTCCCTCAAGCGTTAGATTTTCCAGGTTATAAATCAACTCTCTGTTCGAAATTGAAGACGGAGAAGTTGGAGTTCCTTTTTGCACAGAAAAGTCCTGACAAGGTATTGCTACACGAAAAGGACAAATAGGAACtacaatttcttttaaaatataGTACACAGACATTAATTTTGCATTATCAACtatcaattatatttatcagCCCGTTCATAGCCAATCAAATATAGACTTAACAGCTTGATGATTCAACAAACACATTGGTCATGAGTCAAGATACACGAAATAACACATCAATAAACGACGATGGGGGCTCATCTTCGAAAGATCGACCAGAAGACATTCAGCGTCTACTTATAGAAATTCTTAACTCACAAAAACCCAAAGCCTCGCCGAACGCTCAGACAAAATTGCTAAACACACACATTACTAATGAGGATGTTAGCTTTATCAAAGCCGCGAACGATGTCGTGaaacttcatcaatatcGGGTTGATCCGACGATAAGGGACATATTAAGCAGGCTTCAATATACGCATCCATCACCAGGTAATACTCCGCATTCAAAGGATTATTTACAGGCTCTAGGTTTGGGTTCGCACATTTTGGCAGACAGGATAAACTCCCCTGACAATAACACATATAATCCCAATCAGAATTCAACCCAAGCAGGTCCCTTAAGAGACTGGCATTCAattctttctcctcttaGTCCCCAAACAACTGCTTTGCCGACTATTGCTGGTCAATCTTCAACGGCTAACTCTATACAGGTGTCTGGGCAAACGGCGCTTCCACCACTTCGGAATCCAACTGTTCAACTTCCACCTTTGAACGGTTCAAATACTACGGGACGTGATACACAAACAAGAATATCAGGTCAGACAAATAATCAGGGTGAGTTGATAGGGCAACTCGTTCAtacaatcaaaaatatgaacTCTTCCCAGCAACAAAACTTAGTGAAAGGAATCGCACAAATGCTTTTAGGCTCTCCTACAAATTCACAGGTCAATACTCAATCACTAACAGAGAAGCCATCAAATATGACTTCGCTGGCTCAAAGGCCCCAGCCACAAGTACAAAAGCCAGAGTTACAGGCtcaacaaattcaattTCAGCCGGGAGGGGGTGATTTGGGATTGCAAAATTTCCGAACATCTCCAGATGCTTCGAGTACATCTATTTTAGCACGGGGAACTTCCCCAATTAGTTTTGATTCACATCaaaatttctcatcatcaagAGCgccaaataataataacgGTTACTCTTCACAGTTTGTTCTTGAAACCCCGACCACAAATAGCATGATCCGAAGCTACAGTTCTACATCTGCATCTAGTAACACATTCAATGGTAGGTCCGAGTTTTATTCGGGatcaaaatttaatttgaaGACTAATGCTAAGACCAGGGGTGGATCTCACAAGAATGCCGGAATAAATAGTTCACGGAAGTTTGTTTGTCCAAAATGTGGTGTTGCGTTCAAGAGATCTTCAGATTTAAAAAGGcatgaaaaaatacatcTTCCAGTGCCTCCAAATATCTGCCCCTTATGCAAAACCGGATTTGCGCGTAAAGATGCTTTAAAGAGGCATATAGACACTATGACGTGCCGTAGAAATCGGAAAAGACTGTTGGAGAgtttaaagaagaagaagaccaGTCAAAGTAATGATGCTGCATCTCACAGCTAAATTACAACACAATTCtgtgcatttttttgtattataACAAACAAATTAAACAAATTAACATTATAGAACTCTGTAGATAGCAGCCTTTTGATTATTGGGATGATTCATTTTGTAGGGATTCGTCAGCTACAAGCAACAAATTTCCAGAATTGTTGCTCAgaattttttcctcgcCCAGAATTGTTTTATGTTGATACAGTAAATGCTTTATGCACTTTTTTCgttgctttttttcactttcttttaatGTCAGtcaaagtgaaaaatttttggttTTTTGGAGGGTTTTGTCGGgtcaaaaatgaaaaaaaaaatgagtgaaaccaaaaaatattgaggCGTTAATTGTTAAACGATTCCTACAACAGTCTCAGTTAAGACCAAATCTAAGAGCTTAACCATCAGCAAATAAACTCAAAAATTATAAGGAAGAATAAGATGCCTGTTGATCCAGCAAAGTTAGCCAAGCTCAGAAAGCAATCCGCCAGAAGAGTCGGTGGATCTAGAGTTAAGTCTAGAAGATCCCAGAAGAGCGAAGAGGGTGACGATACCAAACTACAGAATGCTCTTAAAAAGTTGGATGCCCAGGTTATGACTGGAATCGAAGAGGCTAACTTCTTCAAGCAGGATGGTACCGTCTTGCATTTCAACAAGGTTGGTGTTCAGGCTGCTCCAATGTACAACACTTACACTTTTAACGGTTTTGCCCAGAAGAAGTCTATTACCGAATTGGTTCCAGGCATTCTCCCACAACTTGGTGCTGAGAACTTAAGGGTCTTGCAGCAGATTGCTGAGCAGTATCAGCAGAGAAAGAATGCAGAAAAGCAAGAGGAGAAGGACGAAGACATTCCGGACCTAGTTGAGGGTGAGACTTTCAacaaggaagaggaggttGACTAAATTAGTTAATCTTGGTCCTGAAATTTTATGCGGTta includes the following:
- a CDS encoding uncharacterized protein (BUSCO:EOG092653SU), whose translation is MPVDPAKLAKLRKQSARRVGGSRVKSRRSQKSEEGDDTKLQNALKKLDAQVMTGIEEANFFKQDGTVLHFNKVGVQAAPMYNTYTFNGFAQKKSITELVPGILPQLGAENLRVLQQIAEQYQQRKNAEKQEEKDEDIPDLVEGETFNKEEEVD